The following proteins are co-located in the Manihot esculenta cultivar AM560-2 chromosome 9, M.esculenta_v8, whole genome shotgun sequence genome:
- the LOC110623385 gene encoding DNA-directed RNA polymerase V subunit 5A — protein MSDILIPSNCRHVHARNSSSGLGEMEANLVAEGNGHGAERGGSFDMGSLGRCLSSFVDEGSCESHRYYLSRRTVLEMLRDRDYSVPSSEIDITLQEFRAIHGQNLDIDRLKFSATNKSDPSKRVLVIFCGTGVVKVSSVRLIAAQIANRDSLTGLILVLQNQITNQALKAMDLFTFRVEMFQITDLLVNITKHVLKPKHEVLTDREKEKLLNKYKIEEKQLPRLLKKDAISRYYGLEKGQVVKVTYTGEITESHVTYRCVWGRRLDLWELV, from the exons ATGAGTGACATTCTTATTCCATCGAATTGTCGGCATGTTCACG CCAGAAACAGTAGCAGTGGTCTTGGAGAAATGGAAGCAAATTTGGTAGCAGAAGGGAATGGGCATGGAGCTGAGAGAGGTGGGAGCTTTGACATGGGGTCATTAGGAAGGTGCTTGAGTAGCTTTGTGGATGAAGGTAGCTGTGAGAGTCATAGATACTACCTCTCACGAAGAACTGTGCTTGAGATGTTGAGAGACAGAGACTATTCTGTTCCAAGTTCGGAAATTGACATCACTCTGCAAGAATTTCGAGCCATTCATGGGCAGAACCTGGATATTGATCGCCTTAAATTTTCTGCTACTAACAAGTCGGATCCCTCTAAAAGG GTGCTGGTTATTTTCTGTGGGACTGGTGTGGTTAAAGTTAGTTCAGTTCGCCTCATTGCTGCTCAGATTGCTAATAGGGACAGTTTAACTGGTCTAATTTTGGTCTTGCAAAACCAAATAACAAACCAAGCTCTGAAAGCTATGGATCTTTTTACTTTTAGGGTTGAGATGTTCCAG ATTACGGACTTGCTTGTTAATATTACAAAGCATGTATTAAAACCAAAGCATGAGGTTTTGACTGATCgggaaaaggaaaagctcttaaatAAATACAAGATTGAAGAAAAGCAG CTTCCTCGACTCTTAAAGAAAGACGCGATATCACGATATTATGGACTTGAGAAAGGACAAGTGGTGAAAGTCACATACACCGGTGAGATTACAGAGTCACATGTTACTTACCGGTGTGTCTG GGGAAGGAGACTTGACCTTTGGGAATTGGTCTAA